From the Lathyrus oleraceus cultivar Zhongwan6 chromosome 4, CAAS_Psat_ZW6_1.0, whole genome shotgun sequence genome, one window contains:
- the LOC127076537 gene encoding vacuolar sorting protein 3, giving the protein MAKTEPTTTRIVIEPHSQFDLSTHSRTTTVRSLAITTLSNNRTILYVGTHSGTLFSLSPNLNDTNASQNGTVPTNSPSFLQKLSFLRSVSVSNSSVDDVLVLADLGKVLLLSDGSLFLVDSELSNRAVRLGFSKGVAVVSRRRMRNNESEVLGLGLDSNSNQRFLHKLGGLIVKDGESHSEGCGGCVLALAIGRRLVIVELVLGSKSGKSDKDVNNATLVVLKEIQCVDGVVSTMVWLDDSIVVGTANGYSLISCVSGQSSVIFSLPDVSRPPRLKLLYREWRVLLLVDNVGIIVDAQGQPVGGSLVFRNGLDSVGELSFYVVVVSDGKIELYNKKHGGCAQVLPFGGEGIGPCVVASEEDKGGKLVAVATATKVVCYQKLPSVEQIKDLLRKKNYKGAISLVEELDYEGEMSKDLLSFVHAQVGFLLLFDLHFEEAVDHFLLSETMQPSEIFPFIMRDPNRWSLLVPRNRYWGLHPPPAPLEDVVDDGLMTIQRASFLRKAGVETIVDNDLFLNPPNRADLLESAIKNISRYLEACREKKLMQSVSEGVDTLLVYLYRALNRVEDMERLASSTNWCIVEELEHMLEESGHLRTLAFLYASKGMSSKAVSIWRILARSYSSSLRKDLALETIIQNSGENLISGKAIAAVEASRILEESSDQDLILQHLGWIADISQVLAVKVLTSDKREIQLSPDEVVTSIDPQKVEILQRYLQWLIEDQDCFDTQLHTLYALSLAKSAIEAFEFEIISENIASANTERENLPTLRNSIFQTPVRERLQIFLQSSDLYDPEEVLDLIEGSELWLEKAILYRRLGQETLVLQILALKLEDSEAAEQYCAEIGRADAYMQLLEMYLDPQDGKDPMFTAAVRLLHNHGESLDPLQVLEKLSPDMPLQLASETLLRMFRARVHHHRQGQIVHNLSRAVDTDARLSRLDERSRHVQINDESLCDSCNARLGTKLFAMYPDDTVVCYKCYRRQGESVSVSGRNFKEDILIKPGWLVSR; this is encoded by the exons ATGGCGAAAACTGAACCCACCACAACCCGAATCGTAATCGAACCACACTCACAATTCGACTTATCCACACACTCTCGCACCACCACCGTCCGATCTCTCGCCATCACAACACTTTCCAATAATCGGACTATTCTCTACGTCGGCACTCACTCCGGAACTCTCTTCTCCCTCTCCCCTAACCTAAACGACACTAACGCCTCCCAAAACGGCACCGTTCCCACAAACTCGCCTTCCTTTTTGCAGAAGCTCTCGTTTCTGCGAAGCGTTTCTGTGAGCAACTCTTCGGTGGATGATGTTTTAGTTTTAGCAGATTTAGGGAAGGTTTTGTTGCTTTCCGATGGTTCGTTGTTTTTGGTGGATTCCGAGCTATCGAATCGCGCGGTTAGGTTAGGGTTTTCGAAAGGTGTTGCTGTTGTATCGAGAAGGAGAATGAGAAATAATGAATCTGAAGTTTTAGGTTTAGGTTTGGATAGTAATAGTAATCAAAGGTTTTTGCATAAATTGGGAGGTTTGATAGTGAAAGACGGTGAATCACATAGTGAGGGTTGTGGTGGATGTGTTTTAGCACTTGCTATTGGGAGGAGGCTAGTGATTGTGGAGCTTGTTTTAGGAAGTAAAAGTGGGAAGAGTGATAAAGATGTTAATAATGCAACACTTGTTGTTTTGAAAGAGATTCAATGTGTTGATGGTGTTGTTAGTACTATGGTTTGGCTTGATGATTCGATTGTTGTTGGTACTGCGAATGGTTATAGTTTAATTTCGTGTGTTAGTGGACAGAGCAGTGTTATATTTTCGTTGCCGGATGTGTCGCGGCCGCCGCGCTTGAAGTTGTTGTATAGGGAGTGGAGGGTGTTGTTGTTGGTGGACAATGTGGGGATTATTGTTGATGCGCAAGGGCAGCCGGTTGGGGGTAGTTTGGTGTTTCGGAATGGGTTGGATTCTGTTGGAGAGTTGTCTTTTTATGTGGTTGTTGTGAGCGATGGAAAGATTGAGCTGTATAATAAGAAACATGGGGGATGTGCTCAGGTGTTGCCGTTTGGTGGGGAAGGGATTGGACCTTGTGTTGTTGCTAGTGAGGAAGATAAGGGTGGGAAGCTTGTTGCTGTTGCAACTGCTACCAAG GTTGTGTGCTATCAGAAATTACCGTCTGTAGAACAAATAAAAGACCTTTTGAGGAAGAAGAACTATAAGGGAGCTATATCCTTGGTAGAGGAGCTTGATTATGAAGGTGAAATGTCAAAAGACTTGCTCTCATTTGTTCATGCTCAAGTGGGGTTCCTCTTGCTTTTTGACTTGCATTTTGAAGAAGCTGTGGACCACTTTTTGCTCTCTGAGACAATGCAACCTTCTGAAATATTCCCATTTATAATGAGAGATCCAAATCGCTGGTCATTACTG GTTCCTAGGAATCGGTATTGGGGTTTGCATCCTCCCCCAGCTCCTCTTGAAGATGTAGTTGATGATGGCTTGATGACAATCCAGAGAGCATCTTTCCTAAGAAAAGCAGGGGTAGAAACAATAGTAGACAATGATCTTTTTCTGAATCCACCGAATAGAGCTGATTTGTTGGAGTCAGCAATCAAAAACATTAGCAG GTATTTGGAGGCCTGCCGAGAGAAAAAACTAATGCAGTCAGTCAGTGAGGGGGTTGACACTCTTTTAGTGTATCTCTATAGAGCCCTAAATCGCGTTGAGGACATGGAGAGGTTGGCATCTTCAACTAACTGGTGTATTGTG GAAGAGTTGGAACACATGTTAGAAGAGTCGGGGCACCTACGAACCCTTGCCTTTCTATACGCTAGTAAAGGAATGAGCTCAAAAGCTGTGTCTATTTGGCGCATCCTGGCAAGAAGTTATTCATCTAGCCTACGGAAAGACCTTGCTTTGGAGACTATTATACAGAATAGTGGGGAAAACCTCATTTCTGGCAAGGCAATTGCAGCAGTTGAAGCTTCAAGGATTCTTGAGGAATCATCTGACCAAGATTTGATTCTCCAACATCTAGGATGG ATTGCAGATATCAGCCAGGTTCTTGCAGTCAAAGTTCTAACATCCGACAAACGAGAAATCCAGCTTTCTCCTG ATGAAGTCGTTACATCTATTGATCCACAGAAGGTAGAAATTTTACAGAG GTATCTCCAATGGTTGATTGAAGACCAAGACTGTTTTGATACTCAGTTGCATACATTGTATGCCCTCTCACTTGCCAAATCAGCAATTGAAGCCTTTGAGTTTGAAATTATCTCTGAAAATATTGCTAGTGCAAATACCGAGAGAGAAAATTTGCCTACTTTGAGGAACTCAATCTTTCAGACTCCTGTCAGGGAAAGATTACAGATCTTTTTGCAATCATCAGACCTGTATGATCCAGAAGAAGTTCTCGACTTGATTGAAGGATCAGAATTATGGTTGGAAAAG GCCATTCTATATAGAAGATTGGGGCAAGAGACTCTGGTCCTCCAAATTTTGGCTTT AAAGTTAGAAGACAGTGAAGCTGCTGAGCAGTATTGTGCCGAGATTGGAAGAGCGGATGCCTACATGCA ATTGCTAGAAATGTATTTGGATCCACAAGATGGGAAAGATCCCATGTTTACTGCTGCTGTTCGCCTTCTCCACAATCATGGAGAATCGTTGGACCCATTGCAAGTTTTAGAG AAACTATCACCAGATATGCCCCTTCAACTTGCTTCTGAGACTTTACTAAGAATGTTCAGGGCCAGAGTTCATCATCATCGTCAAGGACAG ATTGTCCATAATTTATCTCGTGCCGTAGACACTGATGCAAGGTTGTCAAGATTAGATGAAAGATCAAGGCATGTGCAGATTAATGATGAGAGTCTCTGTGACTCGTGTAATGCACGCCTTGGTACCAAGTTATTTGCAATGTACCCTGATGATACAGTTGTATGTTACAAG TGTTACCGCCGTCAAGGTGAGTCAGTGTCTGTCTCTGGTCGCAATTTTAAGGAAGACATCCTAATAAAACCGGGTTGGCTTGTGAGTCGTTGA